One Tumebacillus sp. BK434 genomic window carries:
- the plsY gene encoding glycerol-3-phosphate 1-O-acyltransferase PlsY: MAAFFVMLTAYLLGSISTSTLLAKKFAGIDIRDHGSGNAGATNTMRVLGPKLAGIVLLLDALKGVLAVLIGKWLAVPELFVAGAAVVVILGHNWPVFFRFRGGKGIATTIGAVLALVPVPALIAGAFGLMMLYWLRYVSLAALVFTALLPLFTYLLHAPHEYVWFTSAAFVLSLWRHRSNIGRLVAGRENKLGAKT, encoded by the coding sequence GTGGCAGCCTTTTTTGTCATGTTGACTGCCTATTTGCTCGGGTCGATATCCACATCGACCCTTCTGGCGAAAAAATTCGCGGGGATCGACATCCGCGATCACGGCTCCGGCAATGCCGGGGCGACGAACACGATGCGCGTTCTCGGGCCGAAGTTGGCCGGGATCGTGCTGCTGCTCGATGCGCTCAAAGGCGTCCTCGCCGTGCTGATCGGCAAATGGCTGGCTGTGCCGGAACTGTTTGTCGCCGGTGCTGCGGTCGTCGTGATCCTCGGCCATAATTGGCCGGTCTTCTTCCGCTTTCGAGGCGGGAAAGGGATCGCGACGACGATCGGCGCGGTGCTGGCATTGGTGCCCGTCCCGGCGCTGATCGCCGGAGCGTTCGGGCTGATGATGCTGTACTGGTTGCGCTATGTATCACTGGCCGCGCTGGTGTTTACCGCGCTGTTGCCGCTGTTCACCTATCTGCTGCACGCGCCGCACGAATACGTGTGGTTCACGTCAGCGGCGTTTGTGCTGTCCTTGTGGCGGCACCGTTCGAACATCGGCCGGCTGGTGGCCGGGAGAGAGAACAAGCTGGGAGCGAAAACGTAA
- a CDS encoding YIEGIA family protein, whose amino-acid sequence MHEYTLIILVGALSGIACRMNLLKTDYRQYPTYPHGIIIHLALGVIASGLGAVLVATLLKRDYTAVTFLTLAAQQFRDVRNMERQMLTNVDELELVPRGTTYIEGIAMAFEGRNYLVIATSFFAALTTYFFHWWGGIVVGLICIWFSSWFMSGKALASIVNIKEAKVTFDGPNLFVDDVLIYNTGLKDTQERILQNGMGFILEPKNANGNVSLGNQGQRQAILHDVSTILGVYRDSGEPSLVPLSKRDLKTGRLALFLLPMDRDAKKAREIIERVPVLENSYRKPLKAEVKPDRQL is encoded by the coding sequence ATGCATGAGTATACGCTGATCATCCTCGTCGGCGCTCTGAGCGGAATTGCCTGCCGCATGAATCTGCTCAAGACCGATTATCGGCAATACCCGACGTACCCGCACGGCATCATCATTCACCTCGCGCTTGGCGTGATCGCTTCGGGCCTCGGGGCCGTGCTCGTCGCGACGCTGTTGAAGCGGGACTATACCGCCGTGACGTTTCTGACGCTCGCCGCCCAGCAGTTCCGCGATGTGCGCAACATGGAACGCCAGATGCTGACCAACGTCGACGAGTTGGAGCTGGTGCCGCGCGGCACCACGTATATCGAAGGGATTGCGATGGCGTTTGAAGGGCGCAATTACCTCGTGATCGCCACCTCGTTTTTTGCCGCGCTGACCACGTACTTTTTTCACTGGTGGGGCGGCATCGTCGTCGGTTTGATCTGCATCTGGTTCTCGTCGTGGTTCATGTCGGGCAAGGCGCTCGCCTCGATCGTGAACATCAAGGAGGCGAAGGTGACGTTTGACGGGCCGAATCTGTTTGTCGATGATGTGCTGATCTACAACACGGGCCTCAAGGACACGCAGGAGCGGATCCTGCAAAACGGGATGGGATTTATTCTTGAACCGAAAAATGCCAACGGCAACGTGTCGCTCGGCAACCAAGGGCAGCGGCAGGCGATTCTGCACGACGTCTCGACGATCCTCGGCGTCTACCGCGACTCGGGGGAACCGTCGCTCGTGCCGCTGTCGAAGCGGGATCTCAAAACGGGTCGGCTGGCCCTGTTCCTGCTCCCGATGGACCGCGATGCGAAGAAGGCGCGCGAGATCATTGAGCGGGTACCGGTGCTGGAGAATTCGTACCGCAAACCGCTGAAGGCGGAAGTGAAGCCGGACCGCCAGCTGTAA
- a CDS encoding DUF3189 family protein, translating into MHVIYHCYGSAHSSVVAAAIHLGRLPDDRVPEKGEVLQLGDYDQVETWQIGTLFFKGHDEWGNPVYALGLGKESRRSKRAVVTLLEHLQVDTSQLFFNEALPHINRFAKIGGALSRRYGMVGWGRPLSAFGIRTGYWRIVRFVEQVKAEEQQRMEGLGRNG; encoded by the coding sequence ATGCATGTCATCTATCACTGTTATGGCAGTGCTCACTCGTCTGTCGTCGCGGCGGCGATCCACCTCGGGCGGCTGCCGGACGACCGCGTGCCGGAGAAGGGCGAAGTGCTGCAGCTCGGCGATTATGATCAGGTGGAAACGTGGCAGATCGGGACGCTTTTTTTCAAAGGGCATGACGAGTGGGGCAACCCGGTCTATGCGCTCGGGCTCGGCAAGGAGTCCAGGCGCAGCAAGCGGGCTGTCGTGACGCTGCTGGAGCATCTGCAGGTCGACACGTCTCAGCTCTTTTTCAATGAAGCGCTGCCGCACATTAATCGCTTTGCCAAGATCGGCGGGGCCTTGTCTCGCCGGTACGGGATGGTCGGCTGGGGGCGTCCTTTGTCGGCGTTTGGCATCCGCACAGGCTACTGGCGGATCGTCCGATTTGTCGAGCAGGTGAAGGCGGAAGAACAGCAGCGGATGGAGGGATTGGGCAGAAACGGTTGA
- the der gene encoding ribosome biogenesis GTPase Der, translating to MPTPVVAIVGRPNVGKSTLFNRLAGERISIVEDRPGVTRDRIYASSEWLEHKFRMIDTGGIEVGEEDEILFRIREQAELAMNEADVIIFLVDGQDGVTNADKEVAQILYRTRKPIVLAVNKLDNPNMMQSVYDFYELGFGEPFGISTSHGTGLGDMLDEVAKNFPEDYDATYPEDVIKVSMIGRPNVGKSSLVNSLLGEERVMVSEIAGTTRDAVDTEFQYDGQDFVLIDTAGMRKRGKVYENTERYSVMRAMSAIERSDVCCLVINAEEGIIEQDKKIVGYALEAGRAILILVNKWDVIEKNDKTAIEFEKQIRKEFPFMPWAEVLFVSAKTKQRVHKILGMVKQAAENHSMRIPTSTVNSIIEDAVTMVAPPTDKGKKCRVYYSTQVAVRPPSFAVFVNDPELMHFSYERYLENKLRAAFGFEGTPIKLFIRKRKQDEKD from the coding sequence ATGCCAACACCAGTGGTTGCGATTGTAGGCCGGCCGAACGTCGGGAAATCCACCTTGTTTAACCGTCTCGCCGGGGAGCGCATCTCCATCGTCGAGGACCGGCCGGGTGTGACCCGCGACCGAATTTATGCGAGTTCGGAATGGTTGGAGCATAAGTTTCGTATGATTGATACAGGCGGGATCGAAGTCGGGGAAGAAGACGAGATCCTGTTCCGCATCCGCGAACAGGCGGAACTGGCGATGAACGAAGCGGACGTGATCATCTTCCTTGTCGACGGACAAGACGGGGTGACCAACGCCGACAAAGAAGTGGCGCAGATTTTGTATCGTACGCGCAAGCCGATCGTGCTCGCGGTCAATAAATTGGACAACCCCAACATGATGCAGTCTGTCTATGACTTTTACGAGCTCGGCTTCGGCGAGCCGTTTGGCATCTCCACCTCGCACGGGACGGGCCTTGGCGACATGCTGGATGAAGTCGCGAAGAACTTCCCGGAAGACTACGATGCCACCTATCCGGAAGATGTGATCAAGGTGTCGATGATCGGGCGTCCGAACGTCGGCAAATCATCGCTCGTCAACTCGCTGCTCGGCGAGGAACGCGTCATGGTCTCCGAGATCGCCGGCACGACCCGCGATGCGGTCGACACCGAGTTCCAGTACGATGGCCAGGACTTCGTCTTGATCGACACCGCCGGGATGCGCAAGCGCGGCAAGGTGTATGAGAACACGGAGCGCTATTCGGTGATGCGCGCAATGTCGGCGATCGAGCGCAGCGATGTCTGCTGCCTGGTCATCAACGCCGAAGAAGGCATCATCGAGCAGGACAAGAAGATCGTCGGTTATGCGCTGGAAGCGGGTCGCGCGATCCTCATCCTCGTCAACAAATGGGACGTCATTGAGAAGAACGACAAGACCGCGATCGAGTTTGAAAAGCAGATTCGCAAGGAGTTTCCGTTCATGCCGTGGGCGGAAGTGCTGTTCGTATCTGCGAAGACGAAACAGCGGGTACATAAGATCCTCGGCATGGTCAAACAGGCGGCGGAGAATCACTCGATGCGGATTCCGACGTCGACCGTCAACTCGATCATCGAAGACGCGGTGACGATGGTGGCACCGCCGACCGACAAAGGCAAGAAGTGCCGCGTTTACTACTCGACGCAGGTCGCAGTGCGCCCGCCGTCGTTCGCGGTCTTTGTCAACGATCCGGAGTTGATGCACTTCTCCTATGAGCGCTATCTGGAGAACAAGCTGCGCGCCGCTTTTGGATTCGAAGGCACGCCGATCAAGCTGTTCATCCGCAAGCGCAAGCAGGACGAAAAAGACTAA
- a CDS encoding NAD(P)H-dependent glycerol-3-phosphate dehydrogenase, with protein MQHVAVIGAGSFGTALANVLADKGCEVDLYARRQEQADEINRDHTNSRYLPDVTLHAGIRASADIAEVVRDKKWVLVVTPSSVFRDTLQRMRPHLDPDVRVAHATKGFDLDTGQRMTEVMEEVLAEIDPGRFAVISGPSHAEEVSRRIPTTVVSASRSQRTAEGFQDLLMTPYFRVYTNPDVIGTEIGGALKNIIALGAGISDGLGYGDNTKAALMTRGITEIVRLGVSMGASQMTLTGLAGVGDLIATCTSLHSRNYRAGFALGQGKSLQEVLDQMGMVVEGVRATKAAYKIAAERGVEMPITDALYNLLFAGKSPRVAVEDLMGRRRSHEMEEVASAVPLTWES; from the coding sequence ATGCAACATGTAGCTGTCATCGGGGCAGGGAGCTTCGGCACGGCGCTGGCCAATGTGCTGGCCGACAAAGGGTGCGAAGTCGACCTGTATGCACGCCGTCAAGAACAGGCGGATGAAATCAACCGAGACCATACGAACAGCCGCTATCTGCCGGATGTGACTCTCCATGCAGGGATTCGCGCATCTGCTGACATCGCGGAAGTGGTGCGGGACAAAAAATGGGTGCTGGTCGTCACCCCGTCCTCGGTGTTCCGGGATACGCTGCAGCGCATGCGGCCGCACCTCGATCCGGATGTTCGCGTCGCGCATGCGACCAAAGGCTTCGACCTCGACACCGGGCAGCGGATGACAGAGGTGATGGAAGAAGTGCTGGCGGAGATCGATCCGGGGCGCTTCGCCGTCATCTCCGGCCCGTCGCACGCCGAAGAGGTGTCGCGGCGGATTCCGACCACCGTCGTCTCCGCCTCGCGCAGCCAACGCACGGCTGAAGGCTTCCAAGATCTGCTGATGACGCCGTATTTTCGCGTCTACACCAACCCGGACGTCATCGGCACAGAGATCGGCGGGGCGCTGAAGAACATCATCGCACTCGGCGCCGGCATCTCCGACGGCCTCGGCTACGGGGACAACACCAAGGCTGCGCTGATGACGCGCGGTATCACGGAGATCGTGCGCCTCGGCGTGTCGATGGGCGCGTCGCAGATGACCTTGACCGGGCTGGCCGGGGTCGGTGATCTGATCGCCACCTGCACGTCGCTGCACAGCCGCAACTATCGGGCCGGCTTCGCGCTGGGACAAGGCAAGAGCCTGCAGGAAGTGCTCGACCAGATGGGCATGGTCGTCGAAGGCGTGCGCGCGACGAAAGCTGCGTACAAGATCGCAGCGGAGCGCGGCGTGGAGATGCCGATCACCGATGCCTTGTACAACCTGCTGTTCGCTGGCAAATCGCCGCGCGTGGCGGTGGAAGACCTGATGGGTCGCCGCCGCAGCCACGAGATGGAAGAAGTCGCTTCGGCCGTGCCGCTGACTTGGGAATCCTAA
- a CDS encoding DUF3189 family protein encodes MKHRVYYDNGEGVAAMLTAAIRLQLLPQEELPDRAHLADFLARHVPQAGAPGAVCLLGEDGGERVYWCGLGGMAAIVVRTWRHFLHLYRQQQEAFTFCSVPVPQRRRWKRGEQLLRKGRREESRQLLAKAAVQEYAVFLTVLMSEWQEG; translated from the coding sequence ATGAAACATCGGGTCTACTACGACAACGGCGAAGGGGTCGCCGCCATGCTCACGGCGGCGATTCGCCTGCAGCTGTTGCCGCAGGAGGAACTGCCCGATCGGGCGCACCTCGCAGATTTTTTGGCCCGGCATGTACCCCAGGCAGGAGCGCCGGGCGCGGTGTGTCTGCTCGGTGAAGACGGCGGGGAGCGGGTGTACTGGTGCGGGCTCGGCGGCATGGCAGCGATCGTGGTGCGGACGTGGCGCCATTTTTTGCATCTCTATCGGCAGCAGCAGGAGGCGTTCACGTTTTGCAGTGTGCCGGTGCCGCAGCGCCGCCGCTGGAAACGGGGAGAGCAGTTGCTCAGAAAAGGCCGGCGCGAGGAGAGCAGGCAGCTGTTGGCCAAAGCGGCGGTACAGGAGTACGCCGTTTTTTTGACCGTTTTGATGTCCGAATGGCAGGAGGGGTAG
- the gcvH gene encoding glycine cleavage system protein GcvH yields MVQGGIIVSNVPSDLKYSKEHEWVRVDGNRAYIGITDFAQSELGDIVFVELPEDGGEITANTTFGTVESVKTVSDLYAPVSGKIVEINAALNDAPEKVNESPYEDAWMLVVELTDTAELDNLLSADEYTALISK; encoded by the coding sequence ATGGTGCAAGGAGGAATCATTGTGAGCAACGTACCGAGCGATTTGAAGTATAGCAAAGAACACGAATGGGTACGCGTTGACGGCAACCGCGCATATATCGGGATCACCGATTTTGCACAGTCCGAACTGGGTGACATCGTTTTCGTGGAGCTGCCGGAAGATGGCGGCGAAATCACGGCGAACACCACGTTTGGCACGGTTGAGTCGGTCAAGACCGTATCGGACCTCTACGCGCCGGTTTCCGGCAAAATCGTGGAAATCAACGCTGCGCTGAACGACGCGCCGGAGAAAGTCAACGAATCTCCGTATGAAGACGCTTGGATGCTGGTCGTGGAACTGACGGATACTGCGGAGCTGGACAACCTGTTGTCTGCTGACGAGTACACCGCGCTGATCTCCAAGTAG